A region of Anticarsia gemmatalis isolate Benzon Research Colony breed Stoneville strain chromosome 18, ilAntGemm2 primary, whole genome shotgun sequence DNA encodes the following proteins:
- the LOC142980683 gene encoding general odorant-binding protein 19d-like — protein sequence MHWITVVRANIRTMLRLYIALCVIPFIAGMRTQRSSGTMVDFTDPKVQGHLDALVRMAQSCVIKVRATPKDVRAYFTNSSPLSRSGQCFAACMLEQSDVINHGKVNRELLVHLASLVNGKTSRVVRKLKAVSRLCLDSIEGMSDRCQLASTYNDCLNENMIEFAFPLDIAEEAVRKMPFHLIQPNLPVEMRARDI from the exons ATGCATTGGATTACAGTCGTCCGAGCAAATATCAG AACAATGTTGCGACTATATATTGCGTTATGCGTAATTCCTTTCATTGCTGGCATGAGGACACAGCGGTCTTCGGGCACCATGGTGGACTTCACAGATCCCAag GTTCAAGGCCACCTGGACGCACTAGTCCGAATGGCCCAATCCTGTGTGATCAAAGTGCGAGCAACGCCTAAGGACGTGAGAGCCTACTTCACGAACTCATCACCGCTGTCCAGGTCTGGACAATGTTTCGCTGCCTGCATGTTAGAGCAGAGTGACGTCATCAACCATGGAAAG GTGAATAGAGAACTCCTTGTCCACTTAGCCAGTCTCGTCAACGGCAAGACGTCTCGCGTCGTTCGTAAACTAAAGGCCGTCTCCCGACTCTGCCTGGACAGCATTGAAGGCATGTCGGACAGATGCCAACTGGCATCTACTTACAATGACTGCcttaatgaaaatatgatcGAGTTCGCCTTTCCGCTTGATATAGCTGAAGAAGCTGTGAGGAAGATGCCTTTCCATTTGATACAACCAAA CTTGCCGGTAGAGATGAGAGCTAGAGATATCTGA